Within the Senegalia massiliensis genome, the region AAAGTAGTTGAAATAAATTTATTATAGCGAGTCGAAGTTGGTGTGAGTTCGATATAAATTTTTTAATGAATGGTCTTATGAGATACAAGGTGAAATTTTATTAAAGTATCCTTAGTCGGGAATTCCCGTTATAGAAAAAAGATATCGAATAATTTTCTGTATCTGTAAAGAGAGATAGTTTATACTATCTAATTTGGGTGGTACCGCGGAATAAAACCTTTCGTCCCTTTTATAGGAGATGAAGGGTTTTTTTAATACATAAATTTAAGGAGGTGAATGGTATGATTTGAACTTGTGATGGTGATGAATATGATTGGTATAACAAAATAAAATTAAAAGGAGATAATTACAATGAATTTAAGAAAAAATATATTTATAGCTTTATTACTTGCCATAGGATTTATTATGCATCAAATTGTACCAGGCACCCTTGGGAGCATGAAGTTTGATTTAATGTTATCCTTTATATTTGTAGCATTGATGATAAATAAAGATTTTAAAAGTATAATAGTTACAGCATTACTTAGTGGAATAATTACTGCTATGACAACTACTTTTCCAGGTGGTCAAATAGCAAATATAGTAGATAAAATTATAACTTCATTAGCAGTTTATTTCTTAATCCATTTATTAGCTAATGTAAAAATGGGTCAAATAAAAGTTGGAATAATAGCTTTTCTAGGGACAGTTGTAAGTGGAAGTGTGTTTTTATCTACTTCATTATTTTTAGTAGGATTACCTGCACCATTTATGGCATTATTTTTAGCAATAGTAATTCCTACATCAATAACGAATATATTTGTAACAATAACTATATATAATATTGTTAAAATGGCTTTAAAGGTTACAAAATTAGATTTAGCTATGGAAATATAAGTTTTAACATTATACTTATCGGGTATTTTAAGTAAGAGGTGAATATAATGAAAAGAGTTAATATAGAAATTTTTGGCAGAGTACAAGGGGTAGGATTTAGATATTATACTACTCAAGAAGCTAATAAATTAAATATATCTGGTTGGGTGACAAATAGAATTGATGGAAGTGTAGAAATAGATGCTCAAGGTAAAGAAGAAAATATAGAAAAATTTATAGAATGGACTAAATCTGGCCCCTCTCATGCAAGAGTTGATAATATAAATATAAGTGAAAAATCAATAAAAGATTTGAAAGATAATAAATTTAATATTAAATAAAGAAAGCATTGCCTTAGGCAATGCTTTCTTCTTTCTAAAAATAAAAATTATAATCTTTAATTAAAAAATTCTCAATAATTAATTTAAAATAGAGCATAGTATTTTTTATAGCATATTTATATGACATATTTTTATTTAATACTCTTTTAAAAATACCTTCAAATATTACTAAAGTCATATCATTTAAT harbors:
- a CDS encoding tryptophan transporter is translated as MNLRKNIFIALLLAIGFIMHQIVPGTLGSMKFDLMLSFIFVALMINKDFKSIIVTALLSGIITAMTTTFPGGQIANIVDKIITSLAVYFLIHLLANVKMGQIKVGIIAFLGTVVSGSVFLSTSLFLVGLPAPFMALFLAIVIPTSITNIFVTITIYNIVKMALKVTKLDLAMEI
- a CDS encoding acylphosphatase; protein product: MKRVNIEIFGRVQGVGFRYYTTQEANKLNISGWVTNRIDGSVEIDAQGKEENIEKFIEWTKSGPSHARVDNINISEKSIKDLKDNKFNIK